In a single window of the Rhinolophus ferrumequinum isolate MPI-CBG mRhiFer1 chromosome 21, mRhiFer1_v1.p, whole genome shotgun sequence genome:
- the ENDOV gene encoding endonuclease V isoform X2, with product MAREAVGRPPEETLSLWKREQALLRARVVTRDTEAWQRDPGFSGLRRVGGVDVSFVKGDSVSACASLVVLSYPELEVVYEDCHMVSLTAPYVSGFLAFRELPFLVDAVQRLREEEPQLMPQVLLVDGNGVLHHQGFGVACHLGVLTGLPCIGVAKKLLQVDGLENNARHKEKIRLLQAGGDTFPLMGDSGAILGMALKSHDHSTKPLYVSVGHKVSLEAAVRLTRSCCRFRIPEPVRQVGGPPGGWTSAHHLPIPCFRQADIRSRDYIRRTLGGPRPPAPGQERQVQ from the exons ATGGCTCGGGAGGCGGTGGGGCGGCCGCCGGAGGAGACGCTGTCGCTCTGGAAACG GGAGCAAGCCCTGCTGCGGGCCCGCGTCGTGACCCGGGACACGGAGGCGTGGCAGCGGGACCCCGGCTTCTCGGGCCTGCGGAGGGTCGGGGGCGTGGATGTGTCCTTTGTGAAGGGCGACAGCGTCAGCGCCTGCGCCTCCCTGGTGGTGCTCAGCTACCCGGAGCTCGAG GTGGTGTATGAGGACTGCCACATGGTTAGCCTGACGGCCCCCTACGTGTCGGGCTTCCTGGCCTTTCGAGAACTGCCCTTCCTGGTGGACGCGGTGCAGCGGCTTCGGGAGGAGGAGCCCCAGCTGATGCCCCAG GTCCTCCTTGTCGATGGAAACGGGGTGCTCCACCACCAAG GTTTCGGGGTGGCCTGCCACCTCGGCGTCCTCACAGGCCTGCCCTGCATCGGGGTGGCCAAGAAGCTCCTGCAGGTGGACGGGCTAGAGAACAACGCCCGGCACAAGGAGAAG ATACGCCTCCTGCAGGCTGGAGGGGACACATTTCCTCTGATGGGAGACTCTGGGGCCATCCTGGGCATG GCCCTGAAGAGCCACGACCATAGCACCAAGCCCCTCTACGTCTCCGTGGGCCACAAGGTGAGCCTGGAGGCGGCCGTGCGCCTGACTCGAAGCTGCTGCAGGTTTCGGATCCCGGAGCCGGTGCGCCAGGTGGGTGGGCCGCCAGGTGGGTGGACCAGCGCGCACCACCTGCCCATTCCGTGCTTCCGTCAG GCTGACATCCGCTCCCGAGACTACATCCGCAGGACACTGGGGGGCCCAAGGCCCCCTGCACCGGGGCAGGAGAG GCAGGTGCAGTAA
- the ENDOV gene encoding endonuclease V isoform X3 yields MAREAVGRPPEETLSLWKREQALLRARVVTRDTEAWQRDPGFSGLRRVGGVDVSFVKGDSVSACASLVVLSYPELEVVYEDCHMVSLTAPYVSGFLAFRELPFLVDAVQRLREEEPQLMPQVLLVDGNGVLHHQGFGVACHLGVLTGLPCIGVAKKLLQVDGLENNARHKEKIRLLQAGGDTFPLMGDSGAILGMALKSHDHSTKPLYVSVGHKVSLEAAVRLTRSCCRFRIPEPVRQADIRSRDYIRRTLGGPRPPAPGQERSRKLQKPEVCPKGGSEEHTG; encoded by the exons ATGGCTCGGGAGGCGGTGGGGCGGCCGCCGGAGGAGACGCTGTCGCTCTGGAAACG GGAGCAAGCCCTGCTGCGGGCCCGCGTCGTGACCCGGGACACGGAGGCGTGGCAGCGGGACCCCGGCTTCTCGGGCCTGCGGAGGGTCGGGGGCGTGGATGTGTCCTTTGTGAAGGGCGACAGCGTCAGCGCCTGCGCCTCCCTGGTGGTGCTCAGCTACCCGGAGCTCGAG GTGGTGTATGAGGACTGCCACATGGTTAGCCTGACGGCCCCCTACGTGTCGGGCTTCCTGGCCTTTCGAGAACTGCCCTTCCTGGTGGACGCGGTGCAGCGGCTTCGGGAGGAGGAGCCCCAGCTGATGCCCCAG GTCCTCCTTGTCGATGGAAACGGGGTGCTCCACCACCAAG GTTTCGGGGTGGCCTGCCACCTCGGCGTCCTCACAGGCCTGCCCTGCATCGGGGTGGCCAAGAAGCTCCTGCAGGTGGACGGGCTAGAGAACAACGCCCGGCACAAGGAGAAG ATACGCCTCCTGCAGGCTGGAGGGGACACATTTCCTCTGATGGGAGACTCTGGGGCCATCCTGGGCATG GCCCTGAAGAGCCACGACCATAGCACCAAGCCCCTCTACGTCTCCGTGGGCCACAAGGTGAGCCTGGAGGCGGCCGTGCGCCTGACTCGAAGCTGCTGCAGGTTTCGGATCCCGGAGCCGGTGCGCCAG GCTGACATCCGCTCCCGAGACTACATCCGCAGGACACTGGGGGGCCCAAGGCCCCCTGCACCGGGGCAGGAGAG GAGCCGGAAGTTGCAGAAACCAGAGGTGTGCCCCAAGGGAGGCTCAGAAGAGCACACGGGGTGA
- the ENDOV gene encoding endonuclease V isoform X4: MAREAVGRPPEETLSLWKREQALLRARVVTRDTEAWQRDPGFSGLRRVGGVDVSFVKGDSVSACASLVVLSYPELEVVYEDCHMVSLTAPYVSGFLAFRELPFLVDAVQRLREEEPQLMPQVLLVDGNGVLHHQGFGVACHLGVLTGLPCIGVAKKLLQVDGLENNARHKEKIRLLQAGGDTFPLMGDSGAILGMALKSHDHSTKPLYVSVGHKVSLEAAVRLTRSCCRFRIPEPVRQADIRSRDYIRRTLGGPRPPAPGQERQVQ; encoded by the exons ATGGCTCGGGAGGCGGTGGGGCGGCCGCCGGAGGAGACGCTGTCGCTCTGGAAACG GGAGCAAGCCCTGCTGCGGGCCCGCGTCGTGACCCGGGACACGGAGGCGTGGCAGCGGGACCCCGGCTTCTCGGGCCTGCGGAGGGTCGGGGGCGTGGATGTGTCCTTTGTGAAGGGCGACAGCGTCAGCGCCTGCGCCTCCCTGGTGGTGCTCAGCTACCCGGAGCTCGAG GTGGTGTATGAGGACTGCCACATGGTTAGCCTGACGGCCCCCTACGTGTCGGGCTTCCTGGCCTTTCGAGAACTGCCCTTCCTGGTGGACGCGGTGCAGCGGCTTCGGGAGGAGGAGCCCCAGCTGATGCCCCAG GTCCTCCTTGTCGATGGAAACGGGGTGCTCCACCACCAAG GTTTCGGGGTGGCCTGCCACCTCGGCGTCCTCACAGGCCTGCCCTGCATCGGGGTGGCCAAGAAGCTCCTGCAGGTGGACGGGCTAGAGAACAACGCCCGGCACAAGGAGAAG ATACGCCTCCTGCAGGCTGGAGGGGACACATTTCCTCTGATGGGAGACTCTGGGGCCATCCTGGGCATG GCCCTGAAGAGCCACGACCATAGCACCAAGCCCCTCTACGTCTCCGTGGGCCACAAGGTGAGCCTGGAGGCGGCCGTGCGCCTGACTCGAAGCTGCTGCAGGTTTCGGATCCCGGAGCCGGTGCGCCAG GCTGACATCCGCTCCCGAGACTACATCCGCAGGACACTGGGGGGCCCAAGGCCCCCTGCACCGGGGCAGGAGAG GCAGGTGCAGTAA
- the ENDOV gene encoding endonuclease V isoform X5, with the protein MAREAVGRPPEETLSLWKREQALLRARVVTRDTEAWQRDPGFSGLRRVGGVDVSFVKGDSVSACASLVVLSYPELEVVYEDCHMVSLTAPYVSGFLAFRELPFLVDAVQRLREEEPQLMPQVLLVDGNGVLHHQGFGVACHLGVLTGLPCIGVAKKLLQVDGLENNARHKEKIRLLQAGGDTFPLMGDSGAILGMADIRSRDYIRRTLGGPRPPAPGQERSRKLQKPEVCPKGGSEEHTG; encoded by the exons ATGGCTCGGGAGGCGGTGGGGCGGCCGCCGGAGGAGACGCTGTCGCTCTGGAAACG GGAGCAAGCCCTGCTGCGGGCCCGCGTCGTGACCCGGGACACGGAGGCGTGGCAGCGGGACCCCGGCTTCTCGGGCCTGCGGAGGGTCGGGGGCGTGGATGTGTCCTTTGTGAAGGGCGACAGCGTCAGCGCCTGCGCCTCCCTGGTGGTGCTCAGCTACCCGGAGCTCGAG GTGGTGTATGAGGACTGCCACATGGTTAGCCTGACGGCCCCCTACGTGTCGGGCTTCCTGGCCTTTCGAGAACTGCCCTTCCTGGTGGACGCGGTGCAGCGGCTTCGGGAGGAGGAGCCCCAGCTGATGCCCCAG GTCCTCCTTGTCGATGGAAACGGGGTGCTCCACCACCAAG GTTTCGGGGTGGCCTGCCACCTCGGCGTCCTCACAGGCCTGCCCTGCATCGGGGTGGCCAAGAAGCTCCTGCAGGTGGACGGGCTAGAGAACAACGCCCGGCACAAGGAGAAG ATACGCCTCCTGCAGGCTGGAGGGGACACATTTCCTCTGATGGGAGACTCTGGGGCCATCCTGGGCATG GCTGACATCCGCTCCCGAGACTACATCCGCAGGACACTGGGGGGCCCAAGGCCCCCTGCACCGGGGCAGGAGAG GAGCCGGAAGTTGCAGAAACCAGAGGTGTGCCCCAAGGGAGGCTCAGAAGAGCACACGGGGTGA
- the ENDOV gene encoding endonuclease V isoform X1, which translates to MAREAVGRPPEETLSLWKREQALLRARVVTRDTEAWQRDPGFSGLRRVGGVDVSFVKGDSVSACASLVVLSYPELEVVYEDCHMVSLTAPYVSGFLAFRELPFLVDAVQRLREEEPQLMPQVLLVDGNGVLHHQGFGVACHLGVLTGLPCIGVAKKLLQVDGLENNARHKEKIRLLQAGGDTFPLMGDSGAILGMALKSHDHSTKPLYVSVGHKVSLEAAVRLTRSCCRFRIPEPVRQVGGPPGGWTSAHHLPIPCFRQADIRSRDYIRRTLGGPRPPAPGQERSRKLQKPEVCPKGGSEEHTG; encoded by the exons ATGGCTCGGGAGGCGGTGGGGCGGCCGCCGGAGGAGACGCTGTCGCTCTGGAAACG GGAGCAAGCCCTGCTGCGGGCCCGCGTCGTGACCCGGGACACGGAGGCGTGGCAGCGGGACCCCGGCTTCTCGGGCCTGCGGAGGGTCGGGGGCGTGGATGTGTCCTTTGTGAAGGGCGACAGCGTCAGCGCCTGCGCCTCCCTGGTGGTGCTCAGCTACCCGGAGCTCGAG GTGGTGTATGAGGACTGCCACATGGTTAGCCTGACGGCCCCCTACGTGTCGGGCTTCCTGGCCTTTCGAGAACTGCCCTTCCTGGTGGACGCGGTGCAGCGGCTTCGGGAGGAGGAGCCCCAGCTGATGCCCCAG GTCCTCCTTGTCGATGGAAACGGGGTGCTCCACCACCAAG GTTTCGGGGTGGCCTGCCACCTCGGCGTCCTCACAGGCCTGCCCTGCATCGGGGTGGCCAAGAAGCTCCTGCAGGTGGACGGGCTAGAGAACAACGCCCGGCACAAGGAGAAG ATACGCCTCCTGCAGGCTGGAGGGGACACATTTCCTCTGATGGGAGACTCTGGGGCCATCCTGGGCATG GCCCTGAAGAGCCACGACCATAGCACCAAGCCCCTCTACGTCTCCGTGGGCCACAAGGTGAGCCTGGAGGCGGCCGTGCGCCTGACTCGAAGCTGCTGCAGGTTTCGGATCCCGGAGCCGGTGCGCCAGGTGGGTGGGCCGCCAGGTGGGTGGACCAGCGCGCACCACCTGCCCATTCCGTGCTTCCGTCAG GCTGACATCCGCTCCCGAGACTACATCCGCAGGACACTGGGGGGCCCAAGGCCCCCTGCACCGGGGCAGGAGAG GAGCCGGAAGTTGCAGAAACCAGAGGTGTGCCCCAAGGGAGGCTCAGAAGAGCACACGGGGTGA